The following coding sequences are from one Flavobacteriales bacterium window:
- a CDS encoding T9SS type A sorting domain-containing protein — MKDLFVTIICSLSISTSVAQWQQISDFEVSGVQCLLVDGQNIYAGTNDGIYLSTDTGSTWNTANNGMFPSADIHAFINIGSNVFAGVNDGATVGIDDGVALSSDTGSSWVAVNNGLPTDPTISSFAKNGSGLYAGSNPGVWKTTNNGSSWSQLSIPTNSTILSLATNGSHVFAGTDGAGLYHSTNNGSSWSWVGNVFDNNDHILSLVTDGSTVFAGTDGGVYRSTDNGSNWVDLNTLNLSVYSMVISNGIIYAAIGSGGVYVSSDNGDNWSAFNTGFTNTSIRSLAAADNYIYAGNGISQVWKYNTCMPVTPTVAITGSTTFCEGDSVVLTSSSTTGNLWSYENQESQSVAVYEAGSYFVTVTDENGCTASSQPLVVTVNPNPPEPSISLSGASIFCQGDSVILTSSSADSYLWSNASTNQSITVQSSGDYSIVVTDANGCSSTSSETMIVAHPLPSPVLDLSGSLTFCQGDSVIISSSISADYLWSNGATTQTITALNSGEYSVTVVDGNGCSATSDTAVVLVNDLPPTPTISSSGPTVFCDGDSVILTSSIGDNYSWSIGLSSQSITVTDSDIYSVTVSDGNGCEATSSDVEVIVNALPVVPTISASGSTTICEGDSILLTASVETEYLWFPNGETTQSIYVSSADDYYLTVENSFGCSATSLETTVVVNPLPVAPEISLNGTTLESDVPNGNQWYFEGAVLTGETNQTYTPTQNGYYYILLTDNNGCQAFSDSISLLTVGLSGNDKDSQISIFPNPAFDKISIQTEVADDYSFELYDAVGKLVDSSVFFGQLHHLTISELNSGLYLLFVTNVDGRRETFRILKE, encoded by the coding sequence ATGAAAGACCTATTTGTGACTATAATTTGCAGTCTATCAATATCTACCTCAGTAGCACAGTGGCAGCAGATTTCAGACTTTGAAGTTAGCGGTGTTCAATGCTTGCTCGTTGATGGTCAGAATATTTATGCTGGAACTAACGATGGCATCTATTTATCGACAGACACAGGAAGCACTTGGAATACCGCCAATAACGGAATGTTTCCATCTGCCGACATCCATGCCTTTATTAATATCGGTTCCAATGTGTTCGCAGGTGTAAATGACGGTGCAACGGTTGGGATTGATGACGGTGTCGCCCTATCAAGTGACACAGGAAGTAGCTGGGTAGCTGTCAACAATGGACTTCCAACTGACCCTACAATATCTTCATTTGCCAAGAATGGTAGTGGTTTATATGCTGGTTCAAATCCTGGTGTTTGGAAAACCACGAATAACGGTTCTTCATGGTCACAGTTGTCAATTCCAACGAATTCTACGATTTTATCCCTTGCCACTAATGGAAGTCATGTCTTTGCGGGGACAGATGGAGCTGGACTTTATCATTCGACAAACAATGGTAGTTCTTGGTCTTGGGTTGGGAATGTTTTTGACAATAATGACCATATCCTTTCATTAGTTACGGATGGAAGTACTGTTTTCGCTGGGACTGATGGTGGCGTATATAGATCCACAGACAATGGTAGTAATTGGGTTGACCTCAATACACTTAATCTTTCGGTTTATTCGATGGTAATCTCCAATGGAATAATTTATGCCGCAATTGGCAGTGGTGGGGTGTATGTGTCCAGTGATAACGGGGATAATTGGAGTGCTTTTAATACAGGGTTCACGAACACAAGTATTAGGTCACTGGCTGCTGCTGACAACTATATATACGCTGGTAACGGCATCAGTCAAGTGTGGAAGTACAATACCTGTATGCCTGTTACTCCTACCGTAGCAATTACTGGATCAACTACGTTTTGCGAAGGAGATAGCGTTGTTTTAACATCGAGCAGCACGACTGGTAATTTGTGGTCTTATGAAAATCAAGAATCTCAGTCCGTTGCTGTTTATGAAGCGGGTTCTTATTTTGTAACCGTCACAGATGAAAACGGTTGTACGGCATCATCACAGCCATTAGTCGTTACGGTTAATCCGAATCCACCAGAACCCAGTATCTCACTTAGCGGTGCAAGTATATTCTGTCAAGGAGATTCGGTTATTCTTACTTCATCTTCAGCGGATTCCTACCTCTGGTCAAATGCTAGCACAAATCAGTCAATCACCGTCCAATCTTCTGGTGATTATTCGATTGTCGTGACGGACGCAAACGGTTGTTCGTCAACATCTTCGGAAACCATGATTGTTGCTCATCCATTACCAAGTCCAGTATTGGATTTAAGCGGTTCGTTGACATTTTGTCAAGGCGATTCTGTGATAATATCGTCAAGTATTTCAGCTGACTACTTGTGGTCGAATGGTGCTACAACTCAAACAATAACCGCACTCAATTCTGGAGAATATTCTGTGACCGTGGTTGATGGAAATGGATGTTCTGCAACATCGGACACGGCAGTTGTTCTAGTGAATGATTTGCCACCAACCCCAACAATTTCAAGCAGTGGACCTACTGTTTTCTGTGATGGAGATTCTGTTATTCTCACTTCAAGTATTGGCGATAATTACTCATGGTCTATCGGTTTAAGCTCGCAAAGCATAACTGTCACAGATTCTGACATCTATTCTGTAACTGTATCGGACGGAAACGGATGCGAGGCTACAAGTTCAGACGTTGAAGTAATCGTCAATGCTCTACCCGTTGTCCCAACAATTTCTGCCAGCGGTTCAACAACGATATGCGAAGGTGATTCGATATTGCTTACCGCATCTGTAGAAACGGAATATTTGTGGTTTCCGAATGGAGAAACTACGCAGTCAATTTATGTTAGTTCCGCAGACGACTATTACTTAACTGTAGAAAATTCCTTTGGCTGTAGTGCGACATCATTGGAAACTACTGTTGTTGTAAACCCATTGCCTGTTGCTCCTGAAATATCTCTTAATGGAACTACTCTTGAATCTGACGTGCCAAATGGAAATCAATGGTACTTTGAAGGAGCAGTCCTTACTGGCGAAACCAATCAAACCTACACCCCGACACAGAACGGTTATTACTACATTCTGCTCACAGACAACAATGGATGTCAAGCATTTTCCGATTCTATCAGTCTATTGACAGTTGGTCTCTCAGGCAACGACAAGGACAGTCAAATTTCAATTTTCCCTAATCCAGCTTTTGACAAAATCAGTATTCAAACAGAGGTCGCTGACGACTACAGTTTTGAATTGTATGACGCGGTTGGAAAACTTGTGGATAGTAGCGTTTTCTTCGGACAACTCCATCACTTGACAATTAGTGAACTTAATTCTGGACTTTATCTTCTTTTCGTAACTAACGTTGACGGAAGACGAGAGACATTCAGAATATTAAAAGAATAA
- a CDS encoding HAD family hydrolase, which translates to MTLEKSPILLVLDIDETLVYATRSRLENEEDFKMGDYFVYKRPFLEEFIRYVTTNFDMAIWSSASDTYVEEITERLNLTREAKFCWSRKQATFKKPETFDSEGDLNVDLLDHHYYLKRLKKLKKLGYNLEQILIIDDSPHKSQENYGNAIYVEEFKGQGADQELQDLIHYLDSLKNCQNVRAVEKRNWKQKIKH; encoded by the coding sequence ATGACGCTAGAGAAGTCGCCCATATTGCTGGTTTTGGACATTGACGAAACGTTGGTTTACGCTACTCGGAGTCGACTTGAAAATGAGGAAGATTTCAAAATGGGTGACTACTTCGTTTATAAACGACCGTTCCTTGAAGAATTCATCCGCTATGTGACAACCAATTTTGACATGGCGATTTGGTCTTCAGCATCAGACACGTATGTTGAAGAAATAACCGAACGTTTGAATCTAACTAGAGAAGCAAAATTCTGTTGGTCTCGAAAACAAGCAACCTTTAAGAAACCAGAAACTTTTGACAGTGAAGGCGATTTGAATGTTGACCTGTTGGACCATCATTATTATTTAAAGCGCTTAAAGAAGCTAAAGAAACTGGGTTACAACTTGGAGCAAATCCTAATCATTGACGATAGTCCGCATAAATCGCAAGAAAACTACGGAAACGCTATTTATGTTGAAGAGTTCAAGGGACAAGGCGCTGACCAAGAACTCCAAGACCTAATCCACTATCTCGACAGCTTAAAGAATTGCCAAAACGTCCGTGCGGTCGAAAAAAGAAACTGGAAACAAAAAATCAAACACTAA